A stretch of DNA from Candidatus Dojkabacteria bacterium:
ACACTTGAAGGAGTTCGTCCGAGCATTTTTTTCGCGTCACGCCCAACAGCTAAAACCTGTTTATTCCTGGTATTTATTGCCACAACTGAAGGTTCATTTAAAACGATTCCCTTACCTTTAACATAAACCCAACTATTAGTGGTCCCCAGATCAATTCCTATATCATATGTGACTAAACTCCAGAAAGAATCAAACATAAATAATCAAATAGCTTATTCCTCGTGCAATTGTAACACATACTAATGGGAACTTAAACGCCGACTTTGCTAATTTTCTTGTGGCACTTCATACAAACCTTAACGCTCTTTTTTACACCATCGACTTCTAAACTGACGGCTCGCAAGTTAGGTTTCCAAATTCGCTTCGTTTTAGGAGCCTTTCTTTCCCACTTACCTGCGTGTTTGTGTCGAATATTATTTCCGTGCACAACTCCCTTGCCACAGATTTCACAAACCTTACTCATCAAAATAAAAATATTAATTTACAAATAGCTCTGTTATAATACATCAATATAACGCTAAAATCAATAACAATGATTACACTCTTAATAGTTGTTTCTTATGTTTTTTATGCCATTGCCTATCTATTAGCTGCAACTGTACATAATTATTTTCAAGCACTTGTTGCAAATAAAATGGGTGACTTGACTGCAAAAGCCGATGGATATCTTACGTTAAATCCCTTAAAACACGTGGATATTCTAGGACTTGCACTGTTCTTCGTTTCCCGTATTGGTTGGACAAAACACGTACCAATAAATGAATATAACTTTAAAAAGCCAGGTAGAGACCAGGTTATTGTTTACCTAAGCGGAATCGGAGCAAATATACTAACAGTTATAGCGTGCCTTGGATTAATAAAAATTACAAACCCTGTGGCTCCAATTCTTCCCACAAATAATATTATCTCAATAATTTACCCATTGATTGGTGAATTTCTATTTGCATTGACTCTCTGTAGCTTTGTTGTTGCAATTACAAACTTATTACCACTTCCCCCACTTGATGGTTATTACATACTTCAGGGAATCCTTCCAAAACAGATCAAATTTTCCTTCGAGACCTTTGAGTCATATTCACCCTGGGTAATAGCCTTGATATTAAGTCCTTACAGTCCAATTGGGCTTCAAATTAGTTACTACATCGTAGAAACCGTATACAAGCTTGTTGCATTTGTCAGCTAAAGCTGATTGATTTTACAACGTCTGTTAATGTATA
This window harbors:
- a CDS encoding site-2 protease family protein, yielding MITLLIVVSYVFYAIAYLLAATVHNYFQALVANKMGDLTAKADGYLTLNPLKHVDILGLALFFVSRIGWTKHVPINEYNFKKPGRDQVIVYLSGIGANILTVIACLGLIKITNPVAPILPTNNIISIIYPLIGEFLFALTLCSFVVAITNLLPLPPLDGYYILQGILPKQIKFSFETFESYSPWVIALILSPYSPIGLQISYYIVETVYKLVAFVS
- the rpmB gene encoding 50S ribosomal protein L28, encoding MSKVCEICGKGVVHGNNIRHKHAGKWERKAPKTKRIWKPNLRAVSLEVDGVKKSVKVCMKCHKKISKVGV